In Halopelagius longus, a genomic segment contains:
- a CDS encoding MATE family efflux transporter, whose translation MPNPFRWVLLSVGYLLARFGLISSRRVEQTTDLAWPRIVTGITRMSKSAADVAMVGIALGPAAIAGVGFATPFWGVVFAAGSGIAGATISLVSQRFGAGASDRLSLAVTTSALIAVAVTLPLAALYAAVPETLVGLVGGEGASLAYGADYLRVVALGVPFAGLNLIASRTLVGADDAWTPMMVRGGGAVVNIGINAALIFGLGMGVVGAAIGTVVANVLALAVFAVGLAGYRLPVLGEFPISVDIGRPYATADEVRDVLDIGAPLVFTNVARRAAQFPMLALIAMFGPNVVAAYVIARRVRDLMDTPGWGFSIASSSLVGQELGIGDEKGADAYGRDVIVFGTAVYLLVAASVLLFAEQVGSVYVNDPTILPMVTTFIVVACVSVVFRGVSGGATGPLRASGDTSWPFYGQVLGLYVFALPVIYLGAASVPLPYLSAVTPLGIGALYAGLVLETFVPAVVTYHRYAAGHWKAISRSYRPEPAD comes from the coding sequence TTGCCGAATCCGTTTCGTTGGGTTCTCCTCTCGGTCGGTTATCTGCTCGCGCGGTTCGGGCTGATTAGCTCCCGGCGCGTCGAGCAGACGACAGACTTGGCGTGGCCGCGAATCGTCACCGGAATCACCCGGATGTCGAAGTCCGCGGCGGACGTGGCGATGGTCGGCATCGCCCTCGGTCCGGCCGCCATCGCGGGCGTCGGGTTCGCGACGCCGTTCTGGGGCGTCGTGTTCGCCGCCGGGAGCGGCATCGCCGGCGCGACTATCAGCCTCGTCTCACAGCGGTTCGGCGCCGGCGCGAGCGACAGGCTCTCGCTTGCGGTGACGACGAGCGCGCTCATCGCCGTCGCCGTGACGCTCCCCCTCGCCGCCCTCTACGCGGCGGTTCCCGAGACGCTCGTCGGACTCGTCGGCGGCGAGGGCGCGTCGCTGGCGTACGGCGCGGACTACCTCCGAGTCGTCGCTCTCGGCGTCCCCTTCGCCGGTCTCAACCTCATCGCGAGTCGGACGCTCGTCGGCGCGGACGACGCGTGGACGCCCATGATGGTCCGCGGGGGCGGCGCCGTCGTCAACATCGGCATAAACGCGGCGTTGATATTCGGCCTCGGGATGGGCGTCGTCGGCGCGGCAATCGGAACGGTGGTCGCGAACGTCCTCGCTCTCGCCGTGTTCGCGGTCGGACTGGCCGGGTACCGACTCCCGGTGCTCGGCGAGTTCCCCATCTCCGTCGATATCGGACGGCCGTACGCGACGGCCGACGAGGTGCGCGACGTCCTCGACATCGGCGCGCCCCTCGTGTTCACGAACGTCGCTCGACGGGCGGCGCAGTTCCCGATGCTCGCCCTTATCGCCATGTTCGGCCCGAACGTCGTCGCCGCGTACGTCATCGCCCGCCGCGTCCGCGACCTGATGGACACCCCCGGGTGGGGCTTCTCGATAGCGTCCAGCAGTCTCGTCGGTCAAGAACTCGGCATCGGTGACGAGAAGGGCGCGGACGCGTACGGGCGCGACGTCATCGTGTTCGGCACCGCCGTCTACCTCCTCGTGGCGGCGTCCGTCCTCCTCTTCGCCGAACAGGTGGGGAGCGTCTACGTCAACGACCCCACCATCCTCCCGATGGTGACGACGTTCATCGTCGTCGCCTGCGTCAGCGTCGTGTTCCGCGGCGTCTCCGGCGGTGCGACCGGACCGCTCCGCGCAAGCGGCGACACGAGTTGGCCGTTCTACGGGCAGGTGCTCGGACTGTACGTGTTCGCGCTGCCCGTCATCTACCTCGGCGCCGCCTCGGTGCCGCTTCCCTACCTGAGCGCCGTGACGCCGCTGGGAATCGGCGCGCTGTACGCCGGCCTCGTCTTGGAGACGTTCGTCCCCGCCGTCGTCACCTACCACCGCTACGCCGCCGGCCACTGGAAGGCCATCAGCCGGTCGTACCGGCCGGAACCCGCCGACTGA
- a CDS encoding metallophosphoesterase: MTLAPESLSDIDADAPTVVSVSDIHGYLSDAKSALELVGEAFDRPLVDADEEGRLHWAGGDEYVLVFLGDTVDRGPSNTETLETVWRLREEAPPGHVVHLLGNHEANVLFPHVYHWEYWYSADPPAEIRKRILEDVAAGRLAVAFEAYGRTYVHAGSNRPFSVAAVNETLRGAGEKLKRGLESGTEGWVDAQEEAYGDAESVVGMGSESVRGADAGLVWMDFQHMAEDAPPQVVGHTKTDRPTRKGAVVNANTIRVNEGTPGGESVTVATESAIEALVRGSDGSVERVSLSE, from the coding sequence ATGACGCTCGCCCCCGAATCGCTCTCGGATATCGACGCGGACGCGCCGACGGTGGTGTCCGTCTCCGACATCCACGGCTACCTCTCGGACGCGAAGTCGGCGCTCGAACTGGTCGGCGAGGCGTTCGACCGGCCCCTCGTGGACGCCGACGAGGAGGGGCGACTCCACTGGGCCGGCGGCGACGAGTACGTCCTCGTCTTCCTCGGCGACACCGTAGACCGCGGCCCGTCGAACACCGAGACGTTGGAGACGGTGTGGCGACTCCGCGAGGAGGCCCCGCCGGGCCACGTCGTCCACCTCCTCGGGAACCACGAGGCGAACGTGCTCTTTCCCCACGTCTACCACTGGGAGTACTGGTACTCCGCCGACCCGCCGGCGGAGATACGGAAGCGGATACTCGAAGACGTCGCCGCCGGACGACTCGCCGTCGCGTTCGAGGCGTACGGGCGGACGTACGTCCACGCCGGGTCGAACCGGCCGTTCTCCGTCGCGGCGGTGAACGAGACGCTCCGCGGGGCCGGCGAGAAACTGAAGCGCGGGCTCGAATCCGGCACCGAGGGGTGGGTCGACGCACAGGAGGAGGCGTACGGCGACGCCGAGAGCGTCGTCGGAATGGGTTCGGAGAGCGTCAGAGGGGCCGACGCCGGCCTCGTCTGGATGGACTTCCAGCACATGGCCGAGGACGCCCCGCCGCAGGTCGTCGGCCACACGAAGACCGACCGTCCCACCCGAAAGGGAGCGGTCGTCAACGCGAACACCATCCGCGTGAACGAGGGCACGCCGGGCGGCGAGTCGGTGACGGTGGCGACCGAATCCGCCATCGAGGCGCTGGTCCGGGGGTCCGACGGGTCGGTGGAGCGAGTGTCGCTGTCGGAGTGA
- a CDS encoding helix-turn-helix domain-containing protein: MRYATLVLTETDVQIAPVLDRFGRSESVAIESTRHMGPIEDGRYVVLVDLRGDLSAAERLLDAADEVLGYDVTGTDGSGVAYLRCRSVGLIGDLLSLLYAHDIVLDWPIAHREVDGRRGYRFTLIGTGAGIRRAVSELPAAVELELEEIGTYRPTAGEFAEVLTDGQAELLELAVREGYYEVPRETTHRELASELGLSAGTVSDRLQRIERRLVTAYVE, translated from the coding sequence ATGAGATACGCGACGCTCGTACTGACGGAGACGGACGTACAGATAGCGCCGGTTCTGGACCGCTTCGGCCGGTCGGAGTCGGTGGCCATCGAATCGACTCGCCACATGGGACCCATCGAGGACGGCCGGTACGTCGTCCTCGTCGACTTGCGGGGCGACCTCTCGGCGGCGGAGCGGTTGTTGGACGCCGCCGACGAGGTTCTCGGGTACGACGTGACGGGGACGGACGGAAGCGGCGTCGCGTACCTCCGGTGTCGGAGCGTCGGGCTGATAGGCGACCTCCTCTCGCTTCTCTACGCGCACGACATCGTCCTCGACTGGCCGATAGCGCACCGGGAGGTCGACGGGCGACGGGGCTACCGGTTCACGCTCATCGGCACGGGGGCCGGCATCCGACGGGCCGTCTCGGAACTGCCAGCGGCGGTCGAACTGGAACTCGAAGAGATAGGGACGTACCGACCGACCGCCGGGGAGTTCGCCGAGGTACTGACGGACGGGCAGGCGGAACTTCTGGAACTCGCCGTTCGGGAGGGGTACTACGAGGTGCCGCGCGAGACGACTCACCGGGAACTCGCGTCGGAACTCGGCCTCTCTGCGGGCACGGTGAGCGACAGACTCCAGCGAATCGAGCGCCGACTCGTCACGGCGTACGTCGAGTGA